A single genomic interval of Stenotrophomonas sp. ZAC14D1_NAIMI4_1 harbors:
- a CDS encoding class I SAM-dependent methyltransferase: MTPPISSPTYLHGFSGTEQQRLMTQARLLESSIFSQIDYTGARHLLEVGSGVGAQTGILLRRFPELHVTGVDLSEAQLATARENLARTPWCSDRYTLQQADAGELPFEARSFDSAFLCWVLEHVPSPARVLSEVRRVLAPGSPVYITEVMNASFLLDPYSPHIWRYWMAFNDFQHDHGGDPFVGAKLGNLLLAGGFRDVHTEIKTIHLDNREPARRKTMIAFWEQLLLSAADQLLQAGAVDEETVDGMRREFRLVQNDPNAVFFYSFVQGRATVY, encoded by the coding sequence ATGACGCCGCCGATCTCTTCCCCGACCTACCTGCACGGCTTTTCCGGTACCGAACAGCAGCGCCTGATGACCCAGGCACGCCTGCTGGAATCGAGCATCTTCAGCCAGATCGACTACACCGGTGCGCGCCACCTGCTGGAAGTCGGCAGCGGCGTCGGCGCGCAGACCGGGATCCTGCTGCGCCGCTTCCCCGAGCTGCACGTGACCGGCGTGGACCTGAGCGAGGCGCAGCTGGCCACGGCGCGCGAGAACCTGGCGCGCACCCCGTGGTGCAGCGACCGCTACACCCTGCAGCAGGCCGATGCCGGCGAGCTGCCGTTCGAGGCCCGCAGCTTCGATTCGGCGTTCCTGTGCTGGGTGCTGGAACACGTGCCCTCCCCCGCCCGCGTGCTGAGCGAAGTGCGCCGCGTGCTGGCCCCGGGTTCGCCGGTCTACATCACCGAGGTGATGAACGCCTCGTTCCTGCTGGACCCGTACTCGCCGCACATCTGGCGCTACTGGATGGCCTTCAATGATTTCCAGCACGACCACGGTGGCGACCCGTTCGTCGGCGCCAAGCTGGGCAACCTGCTGCTGGCCGGCGGCTTCCGCGACGTGCATACCGAAATCAAGACCATCCACCTGGACAACCGCGAACCGGCACGCCGCAAGACCATGATCGCGTTCTGGGAGCAGCTGCTGCTGTCGGCCGCCGACCAGCTGCTGCAGGCCGGCGCCGTGGACGAGGAGACCGTGGACGGCATGCGCCGCGAGTTCCGCCTGGTGCAGAACGATCCGAACGCGGTGTTCTTCTATTCGTTCGTGCAGGGCCGCGCGACGGTGTATTGA
- a CDS encoding metal-dependent hydrolase: protein MDSLTQIVLGGAVAAAIAPPGHRRAALLAGAALGTLPDLDALWLGFAAADPVANMVDHRSFSHSLLVLPWVAALIWWLFKRFGNGRVAQAPVRWFWAIQLALVTHPLLDAFTVYGTQLWWPLRPHPTMGSSVFIIDPAYTVWLLLGCVVAWFARARPWAGKVLGVSLLVSTAYLGWGLVAKAQVDRAAQQSLAAMGLGDAPRFSVPMPFNTLLWRVVAMTPSGYVVGDRSLVADQGPMRFEGYPSNVQALREASAIPAVQRLQWFNRGFMRAQVVDGQLVLSDLRMGLEPDYTFNFAVAEQVDGQWRAIVPQQQRMDYSSPAARADAGQRLAAMWQRIWQAPPTATLHIDP, encoded by the coding sequence ATGGACTCGTTGACCCAGATCGTTCTCGGTGGTGCCGTCGCTGCCGCCATCGCTCCGCCCGGCCACCGCCGCGCGGCCCTGCTGGCCGGTGCCGCGCTCGGCACGCTGCCCGACCTTGATGCCCTGTGGCTGGGCTTCGCCGCGGCCGATCCGGTGGCCAACATGGTCGACCACCGCAGCTTCAGCCATTCGCTGCTGGTGCTGCCGTGGGTGGCGGCACTGATCTGGTGGCTGTTCAAGCGCTTCGGCAACGGCCGCGTGGCGCAGGCGCCGGTCCGCTGGTTCTGGGCCATCCAGCTGGCGCTGGTCACCCATCCGCTGCTGGACGCGTTCACCGTCTACGGCACCCAGCTGTGGTGGCCGCTGCGGCCGCATCCGACGATGGGCTCCAGCGTCTTCATCATCGACCCGGCCTACACCGTGTGGCTGCTGCTGGGCTGCGTGGTGGCCTGGTTCGCGCGTGCGCGGCCGTGGGCGGGCAAGGTGCTCGGGGTATCGCTGCTGGTCAGCACCGCCTACCTGGGCTGGGGCCTGGTGGCCAAGGCACAGGTCGACCGCGCCGCGCAGCAGAGCCTGGCCGCCATGGGCCTGGGCGATGCACCGCGCTTCTCGGTGCCGATGCCGTTCAACACGCTGCTGTGGCGGGTGGTGGCGATGACACCCAGTGGTTACGTGGTGGGTGACCGTTCGCTGGTGGCCGACCAGGGGCCGATGCGGTTTGAAGGCTACCCGTCCAACGTGCAGGCGCTGCGCGAAGCCTCCGCGATCCCGGCGGTGCAGCGGCTGCAGTGGTTCAACCGCGGCTTCATGCGTGCGCAGGTGGTGGATGGCCAGCTGGTGCTGAGCGACCTGCGCATGGGCCTGGAACCGGACTACACCTTCAATTTCGCGGTGGCCGAGCAGGTGGACGGGCAGTGGCGGGCGATCGTGCCGCAGCAGCAGCGCATGGACTACAGCAGCCCCGCCGCGCGCGCCGACGCCGGGCAGCGGCTGGCCGCGATGTGGCAGCGGATCTGGCAGGCGCCGCCGACAGCGACCCTGCACATCGATCCGTGA
- the ppc gene encoding phosphoenolpyruvate carboxylase produces the protein MNEYRSSIEFASPDLPLRDDVRRLGALVGDLLVEQVSAAFLDDVEDVRTRAIARRENQAPLSELADGLAGRTPQQAETMVRAFSTYFQVVNIAERVHRIRRRRDYQRAGTAAAQPDGLQDALQHLKAQGVGLDELAQWLPRIDIEPVFTAHPTEAVRRALLEKEQLMVASLVDNLDGQRTPGEAAADAARFRMALTASWQTTDSSPVRPTVDDEREHVGFYLVQVLYRVIPVLYESLQQALRDTYGEELPLPRLLRFGTWVGGDMDGNPNVDASTIRNTLDAQRQAVLGRYQKELLQLASLLSQSTERVGVSDALQARVAHYQQLLPQVQSRPRHADMPYRLLNDRMRARLQATLDDGEGAYAGPDELIDDLQLILDSLRANRGEHAGGFAVQRLLWRVKTFGFHLARLDVRQESSVHARALAAVLGGDDAWQALDALGRARLLGPHASGETALPGSDDEGNQRLDAVFAALADARARHGGDALGSYIISMAHDRGDVLAVLALARRGGLVDADGAVPLDIAPLFETVDDLKRGTATLRDLLDDPVYRAHLRARDDVQMVMLGYSDSSKDGGIAASRWGLQRAQVELLEVAAEAGIRLTFFHGRGGSISRGGGKTTHAVDASPRGSIDGRLRVTEQGEVIHRKYGIRALALRSLEQATGAVLRASLRPRAPEPREDDWRPVMDVVSAASSEVYRAFVGQPGFMDYFRTATPIDVIERMTLGSRPSRRLGQDAALGNLRAIPWVFAWSQARAVIPGWYGVGSGLQAAVDAGHEQTLRAMARDWPFFRTFLDDIAMVLSKGDITIAEQFSQLSGDLHRRFFPQVQKELELTRHWLLALMGQQTLLDHDARLALSIRLRNPYVDPISVLQVDLLQRWRASGREDDDLLRALVACVNGVSQGVQNTG, from the coding sequence ATGAACGAGTACCGCAGCAGCATCGAATTCGCTTCCCCCGATCTTCCGCTTCGCGATGATGTGCGCCGGCTGGGCGCACTGGTCGGCGACCTGCTGGTCGAACAGGTTTCCGCCGCGTTCCTCGATGATGTCGAGGACGTGCGCACCCGCGCCATCGCGCGGCGCGAGAACCAGGCACCGCTGTCCGAGCTGGCCGATGGCCTGGCCGGGCGCACGCCGCAGCAGGCCGAAACCATGGTGCGTGCGTTCAGTACGTACTTCCAGGTAGTCAACATCGCCGAGCGCGTGCACCGCATCCGCCGCCGCCGCGACTACCAGCGTGCGGGCACTGCCGCTGCGCAGCCCGATGGCCTGCAGGATGCGCTGCAGCACCTGAAGGCGCAGGGCGTGGGCCTGGACGAGCTGGCGCAGTGGCTGCCGCGCATCGACATCGAACCGGTGTTCACCGCGCACCCCACCGAAGCGGTGCGCCGCGCGCTGCTGGAAAAAGAACAGTTGATGGTGGCCAGCCTGGTGGACAACCTGGATGGCCAGCGCACGCCGGGCGAGGCTGCTGCCGATGCCGCGCGTTTCCGCATGGCGCTCACGGCGTCGTGGCAGACCACCGATTCCTCGCCGGTGCGGCCCACGGTCGACGACGAACGCGAGCACGTTGGCTTCTACCTGGTGCAGGTGCTGTACCGGGTGATTCCGGTGCTGTACGAATCGCTGCAGCAGGCGCTGCGCGATACCTATGGCGAGGAACTGCCGCTGCCGCGCCTGCTGCGCTTCGGTACCTGGGTGGGCGGGGACATGGACGGCAACCCGAACGTGGATGCCAGCACCATCCGCAACACGCTGGATGCACAGCGGCAGGCCGTGCTGGGGCGCTACCAGAAGGAACTGCTGCAGCTGGCCAGCCTGCTCAGCCAGTCCACCGAACGGGTGGGCGTGAGCGACGCACTGCAGGCGCGCGTGGCGCACTACCAGCAGCTGCTGCCACAGGTGCAGTCGCGCCCGCGCCACGCCGACATGCCGTACCGCCTGCTCAACGACCGCATGCGCGCGCGCCTGCAGGCCACGCTGGACGATGGCGAAGGGGCTTATGCCGGCCCGGATGAACTGATCGACGACCTGCAGCTGATCCTCGACAGCCTGCGCGCCAACCGTGGCGAACACGCCGGTGGCTTCGCGGTGCAGCGCTTGCTGTGGCGGGTGAAGACCTTCGGCTTCCACCTGGCGCGGCTGGACGTGCGCCAGGAATCGAGCGTGCATGCACGTGCACTGGCCGCGGTGCTGGGCGGCGATGACGCATGGCAGGCACTGGATGCGCTGGGCCGTGCGCGCCTGCTGGGCCCGCATGCCAGTGGTGAAACTGCACTGCCCGGCAGTGATGACGAAGGCAACCAGCGCCTGGATGCGGTGTTCGCGGCGCTGGCCGATGCGCGTGCGCGGCATGGCGGGGATGCACTGGGCAGCTACATCATTTCCATGGCGCATGACCGCGGCGACGTGCTGGCGGTGCTGGCGCTGGCGCGGCGGGGTGGCTTGGTCGATGCCGATGGCGCGGTGCCGCTCGACATCGCACCGCTGTTTGAAACCGTGGATGACCTCAAGCGCGGCACTGCCACGCTGCGCGACCTGTTGGACGACCCGGTGTACCGCGCGCACCTGCGTGCACGCGACGACGTGCAGATGGTGATGCTCGGCTACTCGGACAGCAGCAAGGATGGCGGCATCGCGGCATCGCGCTGGGGCCTGCAGCGTGCGCAGGTGGAACTGCTGGAGGTGGCCGCCGAGGCTGGCATCCGCCTGACGTTCTTCCATGGCCGTGGTGGTTCGATCAGCCGTGGTGGCGGCAAGACCACCCACGCCGTGGATGCATCGCCGCGCGGCAGCATCGATGGGCGCCTGCGGGTGACCGAGCAGGGCGAGGTGATCCATCGCAAGTACGGCATCCGCGCGCTGGCGCTGCGCTCGCTGGAACAGGCCACCGGCGCGGTGCTGCGCGCCAGCCTGCGGCCACGCGCCCCCGAGCCGCGCGAGGACGACTGGCGGCCGGTGATGGATGTGGTGTCTGCGGCCAGCAGCGAGGTGTATCGTGCCTTCGTTGGGCAGCCCGGCTTCATGGACTACTTCCGCACGGCCACGCCGATCGATGTGATCGAGCGGATGACGCTGGGCTCGCGGCCGTCGCGCCGGCTGGGCCAGGACGCGGCGCTGGGCAACCTGCGCGCGATCCCCTGGGTGTTCGCCTGGAGCCAGGCGCGTGCGGTCATTCCCGGCTGGTACGGCGTGGGCAGTGGCCTGCAGGCCGCGGTCGATGCCGGCCACGAACAGACGCTGCGCGCGATGGCGCGTGACTGGCCGTTCTTCCGCACCTTCCTCGACGACATCGCGATGGTGCTGTCGAAGGGCGATATCACCATTGCCGAACAGTTCTCGCAGTTGTCCGGCGACCTGCACAGGCGCTTCTTCCCGCAGGTGCAGAAGGAGCTTGAGCTGACCCGGCACTGGCTGCTGGCGCTGATGGGCCAGCAGACGCTGCTGGACCACGACGCGCGGCTGGCGCTGTCGATCCGCCTGCGCAATCCCTACGTGGATCCGATCAGCGTGCTGCAGGTGGACCTGCTGCAGCGCTGGCGGGCCAGCGGGCGCGAGGATGACGATCTGCTGCGCGCCCTGGTGGCGTGCGTGAACGGCGTTTCGCAGGGCGTGCAGAACACCGGCTGA
- a CDS encoding DGQHR domain-containing protein yields the protein MSTEANARTYPCVTYAQPGAVFYACSIPAKDIIYRLEIRRRSADGINGIQREEDPRRISDIKNYLISPSAVLPTPVVVAANSEDISVTDGSLTMLREGGSVGHILDGQHRILGLRNSSPSVIESFDLLLVFVFDIDPYAQATIFSTINSTQKQVSKSLMYDLFSLAPGRSIGKTCHEIVKSLNEDQSSPFFRRIKMLGKRNDDRETLSQAAFVDSVSKLITDQSGIFREYFESNEDWVIRKVVLNAFNAISKAQDNEPTAYPRDYFFKTTGFGGFIQALGQISKQGQDREDLSEKYFYTIMSNFFAHDPRPPAGVGNSAMIEIRKRILHAAGLS from the coding sequence GTGAGTACGGAAGCGAACGCGCGCACCTATCCTTGCGTCACCTATGCTCAACCTGGAGCTGTGTTTTACGCATGCTCGATACCTGCAAAAGACATCATTTATAGACTGGAAATCCGACGCCGCAGTGCAGACGGAATTAACGGAATCCAACGCGAAGAGGATCCACGGCGAATTTCTGATATCAAAAACTACTTGATATCACCCTCAGCCGTTTTGCCGACACCCGTGGTAGTCGCTGCGAACAGTGAAGACATCTCAGTAACCGATGGCAGCCTCACAATGTTGCGTGAAGGAGGCTCTGTAGGGCATATCCTGGATGGCCAGCATCGCATCCTAGGACTCCGAAACTCCAGCCCATCAGTTATCGAGAGCTTTGACCTGCTACTTGTGTTTGTTTTTGACATTGATCCCTACGCGCAAGCTACGATCTTTTCCACAATTAACAGCACGCAAAAGCAGGTGTCAAAATCGCTGATGTACGACCTCTTCTCGCTCGCGCCCGGGAGGAGCATTGGCAAGACTTGCCATGAGATCGTCAAATCACTCAACGAAGATCAGTCATCTCCATTCTTCAGACGTATAAAGATGCTTGGAAAGAGGAATGACGATCGCGAAACACTGTCTCAAGCAGCTTTCGTGGACTCGGTATCCAAGCTAATAACAGATCAGTCCGGAATATTCCGAGAGTACTTCGAAAGCAATGAAGATTGGGTAATCAGAAAGGTGGTACTAAATGCCTTCAATGCAATATCAAAGGCACAAGACAATGAACCAACAGCCTACCCGAGGGACTACTTCTTCAAGACAACTGGATTTGGCGGATTTATTCAAGCTCTTGGCCAAATATCAAAACAAGGCCAAGACCGCGAGGATCTGAGCGAAAAATATTTTTACACCATAATGTCAAATTTTTTTGCACACGATCCACGCCCTCCAGCAGGCGTGGGCAACTCGGCGATGATAGAGATCAGAAAACGAATTCTGCACGCTGCGGGGCTCAGCTAG
- a CDS encoding acyl-CoA thioesterase — translation MSTELKTHQLSMTVLMSPDMANFSGKVHGGAILRLLDQVAYACASRYAGSYVVTLSVDQVMFRQPIAVGELVTFLASVNYTGTSSMEIGIKVVAEDILKRSVRHANSCFFTMVAVDEEGRPTAVPPLQPASSDEKRRQAAAQIRRQLRQEMEQRHLELLASNPPSPED, via the coding sequence ATGTCGACCGAACTGAAAACCCACCAGCTGTCCATGACCGTGCTGATGTCGCCGGACATGGCCAATTTCTCCGGCAAGGTCCACGGTGGCGCCATCCTGCGCCTGCTCGACCAGGTTGCCTACGCCTGCGCCAGCCGCTACGCGGGCAGCTACGTGGTTACCCTGTCGGTGGACCAGGTGATGTTCCGGCAGCCCATCGCGGTGGGCGAACTGGTCACCTTCCTGGCCTCGGTGAACTACACCGGCACCTCGTCGATGGAAATCGGCATCAAGGTGGTGGCCGAGGACATCCTCAAGCGCAGCGTGCGCCACGCCAACAGCTGCTTCTTCACCATGGTGGCCGTGGACGAGGAAGGCCGGCCGACGGCGGTGCCGCCGCTGCAGCCGGCCAGTTCGGATGAGAAACGCCGGCAGGCCGCCGCGCAGATCCGCCGCCAGCTGCGGCAGGAAATGGAACAGCGGCACCTGGAACTGCTGGCCTCGAACCCGCCGTCGCCGGAAGACTGA
- a CDS encoding lysophospholipid acyltransferase family protein — protein sequence MQELEQRLQQRFPDWFHGPRGRLARPLLRSVGRWSRLDRVEAFLQRSANLRGFDFVAAGLEFLESDYQVDARDLARIPATGRLLIVANHPSGALDALALLDAVGRVRRDVRIVANDLLGAIGPLQDLLLPVRILGGKVQRGSLHAVEQALDAEQCVIVFPAGEVSRLSLQGIRDGRWQRGFVRFARAAAAPVLPVRVEARNSALFYGASTLFKPAGTALLAREMFARRGRPLRLRIGQPMQLGQGDPGAQLLAVRRALYALGPADSSAGSVPAGPEPLAAPVPPAQVAADIARATVLGQTGDGKQILLASCTADSALLRELGRLRELTFRQVGEGTGRSRDLDDYDLQYQHIVIWDGSAQRIAGAYRIMRGAQALARRGLAGLYSASLFRYSDDAITRIAEGLELGRSFVAPDYWGSRSLDYLWQGIGAYLQCQPGIRYLFGAVSISAALPREAREQLVAYYQRYYGGRSGLVESNQPFQYFAAPPSFGELDAGAAFDVLKANLAALGTGIPTLYRQYTDLCEPGGARFLAFGVDPDFSDSIDGLIEVDLQAIRPHKRKRYLRDAGMPA from the coding sequence ATGCAGGAACTCGAGCAGCGCTTGCAGCAACGTTTCCCCGATTGGTTCCACGGCCCCCGTGGGCGGCTGGCGCGGCCCCTGTTGCGCAGCGTCGGCCGCTGGTCGCGGCTGGACCGGGTGGAGGCCTTCCTGCAGCGCAGCGCCAACCTGCGCGGCTTCGATTTCGTCGCCGCCGGGCTGGAGTTCCTCGAAAGCGACTACCAGGTCGATGCGCGGGATCTGGCCCGTATCCCGGCCACCGGCCGCCTGCTGATCGTGGCCAACCATCCCTCCGGCGCGCTGGACGCACTGGCCCTGCTGGACGCGGTCGGCCGGGTGCGGCGCGACGTCCGCATCGTCGCCAACGATCTGCTGGGCGCCATCGGCCCCCTGCAGGATCTGCTGCTGCCGGTGCGCATCCTCGGCGGCAAGGTCCAGCGTGGCAGCCTGCACGCGGTGGAACAGGCGCTGGACGCCGAGCAGTGCGTCATCGTGTTCCCGGCCGGCGAGGTGTCCCGGTTGTCGCTGCAGGGCATCCGCGATGGGCGCTGGCAGCGCGGCTTCGTGCGTTTCGCCCGCGCGGCCGCTGCACCGGTGCTGCCGGTGCGGGTGGAGGCACGCAACTCGGCGCTGTTCTACGGCGCCTCGACCCTGTTCAAGCCGGCCGGCACCGCCCTGCTGGCCCGTGAGATGTTCGCCCGCCGCGGGCGCCCGCTGCGCCTGCGCATCGGCCAGCCGATGCAGCTGGGCCAGGGCGACCCCGGCGCGCAGCTGCTGGCCGTGCGCCGGGCGCTGTACGCGCTGGGCCCGGCCGACAGCAGCGCCGGCAGCGTGCCGGCCGGCCCCGAGCCGCTGGCTGCCCCGGTGCCGCCGGCGCAGGTGGCCGCCGATATCGCCCGGGCCACCGTGCTGGGCCAGACCGGCGACGGCAAGCAGATCCTGCTGGCCAGCTGCACGGCCGATTCGGCCCTGCTGCGCGAACTGGGCCGGCTGCGCGAGCTGACCTTCCGCCAGGTGGGCGAGGGCACTGGCCGCAGCCGCGACTTGGACGACTACGACCTGCAGTACCAGCACATCGTGATCTGGGACGGCAGCGCGCAGCGCATCGCCGGTGCCTACCGCATCATGCGCGGCGCGCAGGCACTGGCCCGCCGTGGCCTGGCCGGTCTCTACAGCGCCTCGCTGTTCCGCTATTCCGACGATGCCATCACCCGCATCGCCGAAGGCCTGGAACTGGGCCGCAGCTTCGTGGCGCCCGATTACTGGGGCAGCCGCAGCCTGGATTACCTGTGGCAGGGCATCGGCGCCTACCTGCAGTGCCAGCCGGGCATCCGCTACCTGTTCGGCGCGGTGTCGATCAGTGCCGCGCTGCCGCGCGAAGCACGCGAACAGCTGGTGGCCTACTACCAGCGCTATTACGGCGGCCGCAGCGGCCTGGTCGAATCCAACCAGCCGTTCCAGTACTTCGCTGCACCGCCCAGCTTCGGTGAACTCGATGCCGGCGCCGCCTTCGACGTGCTCAAAGCCAATCTGGCCGCGCTCGGCACCGGCATACCGACGCTGTACCGGCAGTACACCGACCTGTGCGAACCCGGTGGCGCGCGCTTCCTCGCTTTTGGCGTCGACCCGGATTTCAGCGATTCGATCGATGGCCTGATCGAAGTGGACCTGCAGGCGATCCGGCCGCACAAGCGCAAACGCTACCTGCGCGACGCGGGGATGCCGGCATGA
- the metK gene encoding methionine adenosyltransferase: protein MSSYLFTSESVSEGHPDKVADQISDAVLDAILTQDQRARVACETMVKTGVAIVAGEITTSAWIDLEALTRKVITDIGYDSSDVGFDGATCGVLNLIGKQSPHIAQGVDRKKPEEMGAGDQGLMFGYATNETDSFMPAAIHLSHRLVEQQAKIRKKRNSPLSWLRPDAKSQVTLRYENGVVSAIDAVVLSTQHAPGIKQKDLIEAVREEIIKPVLPAKWLHKGTKFHINPTGKFEIGGPVGDCGLTGRKIIVDTYGGWARHGGGAFSGKDPSKVDRSAAYAARYVAKNVVAAGLADRCEVQVSYAIGVAEPTSISVTTFGTGKISDDKIEKLIRKHFDLRPYGIIKMLDLVHPMYQQTAAYGHFGRKPKEFSYLNGEGETVNATAFSWEKTDRAAALRADAKLK from the coding sequence ATGTCCAGCTATCTCTTCACCTCCGAGTCGGTCTCCGAAGGCCATCCGGACAAGGTTGCCGACCAGATCTCCGATGCGGTGCTGGACGCGATCCTGACCCAGGACCAGCGCGCCCGCGTGGCCTGCGAGACCATGGTCAAGACCGGTGTTGCCATCGTGGCCGGTGAAATCACCACCAGCGCCTGGATCGACCTGGAAGCGCTGACCCGCAAGGTCATCACGGACATCGGCTACGACAGCTCCGACGTCGGCTTCGACGGCGCCACCTGCGGCGTGCTGAACCTGATCGGCAAGCAGTCGCCGCATATCGCCCAGGGCGTGGACCGCAAGAAGCCGGAAGAAATGGGCGCTGGCGACCAGGGCCTGATGTTCGGCTACGCCACCAACGAGACCGACAGCTTCATGCCGGCCGCGATCCACCTGTCGCACCGCCTGGTCGAACAGCAGGCCAAGATCCGCAAGAAGCGCAACTCGCCGCTGTCCTGGCTGCGCCCGGACGCCAAGAGCCAGGTCACCCTGCGCTATGAAAACGGCGTGGTTTCGGCCATCGACGCCGTGGTCCTGTCGACCCAGCACGCCCCGGGCATCAAGCAGAAGGACCTCATCGAGGCCGTCCGCGAAGAGATCATCAAGCCGGTGCTGCCGGCCAAGTGGCTGCACAAGGGCACCAAGTTCCACATCAACCCGACCGGCAAGTTCGAGATCGGTGGCCCGGTGGGCGACTGCGGCCTGACCGGCCGCAAGATCATCGTCGACACCTACGGCGGCTGGGCCCGTCACGGTGGTGGCGCCTTCTCCGGCAAGGACCCGTCCAAGGTCGACCGTTCGGCTGCCTACGCTGCCCGCTACGTCGCCAAGAACGTGGTTGCCGCCGGCCTGGCCGATCGTTGCGAAGTGCAGGTTTCCTACGCCATCGGCGTGGCTGAGCCGACCTCGATCTCGGTCACCACCTTCGGCACCGGCAAGATCAGCGACGACAAGATCGAGAAGCTGATCCGCAAGCACTTCGACCTGCGCCCGTACGGCATCATCAAGATGCTGGACCTGGTCCACCCGATGTACCAGCAGACCGCGGCCTACGGCCACTTCGGCCGCAAGCCGAAGGAGTTCAGCTACCTCAACGGCGAAGGCGAGACCGTCAACGCCACGGCCTTCTCCTGGGAGAAGACCGACCGCGCCGCCGCCCTGCGCGCCGATGCGAAGCTGAAGTAA
- a CDS encoding UDP-2,3-diacylglucosamine diphosphatase encodes MSALANLSPHRRAVFVSDVHLGSRHCHAAELATFLGQLRCERLYLVGDIIDLWWMAHRRANWRASHSEVIQALHALRRAGTEIIYIPGNHDASLRHVCGLMLPAMQVRRRAIHVTADGRRLLVAHGDDYDGVTHFGGLQERFGDWLYYRILTGNQALNAVRRRLGMRYWSLSEFLKKRSGTAERYIERFVQAGLEDVRRRGLDGIICGHIHRAALVERDGLVYANDGDWVESLTALAEDHDGALRLLDHHGQTLVELPGARMAQAA; translated from the coding sequence ATGAGCGCGCTGGCGAACCTGTCGCCGCACCGGCGCGCAGTGTTCGTCTCCGATGTGCACCTCGGGTCGCGCCACTGCCATGCGGCCGAGCTGGCCACCTTCCTCGGCCAGCTGCGCTGCGAGCGCCTGTACCTGGTGGGCGACATCATCGACCTGTGGTGGATGGCGCACCGCCGCGCCAACTGGCGCGCCTCGCACAGCGAGGTCATCCAGGCGCTGCATGCACTGCGTCGCGCCGGCACCGAGATCATCTACATTCCCGGCAACCACGATGCCTCGCTGCGCCATGTCTGCGGGCTGATGCTGCCGGCGATGCAGGTGCGCCGCCGTGCCATCCACGTGACGGCGGACGGGCGCCGGCTGCTGGTGGCGCACGGCGACGACTACGATGGCGTGACCCACTTCGGTGGCCTGCAGGAACGCTTCGGTGACTGGCTGTACTACCGCATCCTCACCGGAAACCAGGCGTTGAACGCGGTGCGGCGCCGGCTGGGCATGCGCTACTGGTCGCTGTCCGAGTTCCTGAAGAAGCGCAGCGGCACCGCCGAGCGCTACATCGAACGCTTCGTCCAGGCCGGCCTGGAGGACGTGCGCCGGCGTGGGCTGGACGGCATCATCTGCGGCCACATCCACCGCGCGGCGCTGGTCGAGCGCGATGGCCTGGTCTATGCCAACGATGGCGACTGGGTGGAAAGCCTGACCGCCCTGGCCGAAGACCACGACGGCGCGCTGCGGCTGCTGGACCACCACGGCCAGACCCTGGTGGAACTGCCCGGCGCGCGCATGGCGCAGGCGGCGTGA
- the dusB gene encoding tRNA dihydrouridine synthase DusB — MQIGPYTIAPNVVLAPMAGVTDKPFRLLCKRLGAGLAASEMTISDPRFWTTRKSIHRMDHEGEPAPISVQIAGTEPQQLAEAARYNVDHGAQIIDINMGCPAKKVCNAWAGSALMRDEQLVARILEAVVNAVDVPVTLKIRTGWDCDHRNGPVIARIAEDSGIAALAVHGRTRDQHYTGQAEYATIGEIKAALRIPVIANGDIDSPQKAAHVLQQTGVDAVMIGRSAQGRPWIFREVAHYLATGQELPPPSLEEVRDILLGHLHALHAFYGEPQGVRIARKHLGWYAKDRPENAAFRAVVNRAEDPASQIALTSEYFNRLIAGEPAMPSAA, encoded by the coding sequence ATGCAGATCGGCCCGTACACCATTGCCCCCAACGTCGTGCTGGCGCCCATGGCCGGCGTCACCGACAAGCCCTTCCGCCTGCTGTGCAAACGGCTGGGTGCGGGTCTGGCCGCCTCGGAAATGACCATCAGCGACCCGCGCTTCTGGACCACGCGCAAGTCGATCCATCGCATGGACCACGAGGGCGAGCCGGCGCCGATCAGCGTGCAGATTGCCGGCACCGAGCCGCAGCAGCTGGCCGAGGCCGCGCGCTACAACGTCGACCATGGCGCGCAGATCATCGACATCAACATGGGCTGCCCGGCCAAGAAGGTGTGCAACGCCTGGGCCGGTTCGGCGCTGATGCGCGACGAGCAGCTGGTGGCGCGCATCCTTGAAGCCGTGGTCAACGCGGTGGACGTACCGGTCACGCTGAAGATCCGCACCGGCTGGGACTGCGACCACCGCAACGGGCCGGTGATCGCGCGCATCGCCGAGGACAGCGGCATCGCCGCGCTGGCCGTGCATGGCCGGACCCGCGACCAGCATTACACCGGCCAGGCCGAGTACGCCACGATCGGCGAGATCAAGGCCGCGCTGCGCATCCCGGTCATCGCCAACGGCGATATCGATTCGCCGCAGAAGGCTGCCCACGTGCTGCAGCAGACCGGCGTGGACGCGGTGATGATCGGCCGTTCCGCGCAGGGCCGGCCGTGGATCTTCCGCGAGGTGGCGCACTACCTGGCCACCGGCCAGGAACTGCCGCCGCCGTCGCTGGAGGAAGTGCGCGACATCCTGCTGGGCCACCTGCACGCGCTGCATGCCTTCTATGGTGAACCGCAGGGCGTGCGCATCGCCCGCAAGCACCTGGGCTGGTACGCCAAGGACCGCCCAGAGAACGCTGCCTTCCGCGCGGTGGTCAACCGCGCCGAGGACCCGGCCAGCCAGATCGCGCTGACCAGCGAGTACTTCAACCGCCTGATCGCCGGGGAACCGGCGATGCCTTCGGCCGCCTGA